One window of the Peromyscus maniculatus bairdii isolate BWxNUB_F1_BW_parent chromosome 18, HU_Pman_BW_mat_3.1, whole genome shotgun sequence genome contains the following:
- the LOC143269183 gene encoding retinol dehydrogenase 16-like — MWLYLVVLLGLWNLLGLFRERQVVSHLQDKHVFITGCDSGFGNLLARQLDRRGMRVLAACLTENGAEELRSKTSDRLETVILDVTKTESVVAATQWVKEHVGNRGLWGLVNNAGISISWGPSEWLTKQDYAKVLEVNLLGMIDVTLNMLPLVRKARGRVVNVSSIMGRVSFSGGGPYTISKYGVEAFSDSLRRELSYFGVKVAIIEPGSFKTAACNSDKLSSNMKMLWDQASSEVKEIYGENFLASKLAKLKSLDQRCNEDLSWVTDCMEHALTSCHPRTRYSAGWDAKLFYLPMSYLPTFLVDAMVYWISVKPDKAL; from the exons ATGTGGCTCTACCTGGTGGTTCTCCTGGGCCTGTGGAATCTCCTGGGCTTGttcagggagaggcaggtggtgaGCCATCTTCAAGACAAGCATGTCTTCATCACGGGCTGTGACTCGGGCTTTGGGAACCTGCTGGCCAGACAGCTGGACAGGAGAGGCATGAGGGTGCTGGCTGCATGTCTGACAGAAAATggagctgaggagctgaggagcAAGACATCAGACAGGCTGGAGACGGTGATCCTCGATGTCACCAAGACAGAGAGTGTTGTGGCAGCcactcagtgggtgaaggagcATGTTGGGAACAGAG gactctggggtctggtcaACAACGCTGGCATATCCATCTCCTGGGGTCCCAGTGAGTGGCTGACCAAGCAGGACTATGCAAAGGTACTGGAAGTGAACCTGTTGGGAATGATCGACGTGACCCTGAACATGCTGCCCTTAGTGAGGAAGGCAAGGGGCCGTGTGGTCAACGTCTCCAGCATCATGGGCAGAGTGTCTTTCTCTGGTGGTGGTCCTTACACCATTTCCAAGTATGGTGTAGAGGCCTTCTCGGACTCCCTCAG GAGGGAGCTCTCCTATTTTGGGGTGAAGGTGGCTATTATAGAGCCTGGATCATTCAAGACTGCTGCTTGCAATAGTGACAAGTTATCATCAAATATGAAGATGCTGTGGGACCAGGCCAGCTCAGAAGTCAAAGAGATCTATGGCGAGAACTTCCTGGCATCAA AACTGGCTAAGCTAAAGTCACTGGACCAAAGGTGTAATGAGGACCTCTCCTGGGTGACGGACTGCATGGAGCACGCACTGACTTCCTGTCACCCTCGCACTCGATACTCAGCTGGTTGGGATGCCAAACTCTTCTACCTCCCCATGAGCTACCTGCCTACCTTTCTTGTGGATGCCATGGTctactggatctctgtgaagccTGACAAAGCTCTGTGA